In Plasmodium relictum strain SGS1 genome assembly, chromosome: 4, a single window of DNA contains:
- the CCT8 gene encoding T-complex protein 1 subunit theta, putative, protein MFSNKLGLNSILKDGYRIVKNNEDTILKNIEACKEISSIIQTSLGPKCMNKLIINHINKKIVSSDCITILKDLEINHPVVNILKKLSETMNYEYGDFTNYVFTLATEMLDKASFLIQQGFNTNDILNGFLLGYNEIERVLPELVAWKLENFYNEKEIEKVVKSVMITKHLSNNCEFIVSLLSKCIATLMPEKIENFDVDNIRVSKLNGGNLIDSQFLMGMVIPKETNGIIKKKENANVIVLNCGLEAATTETKGTVLLHNAEELLNFTKGEEQQMECIIKNIKKEGVDVIIVNGAISDIAQHFCDVHDIMTLKITSKFETLRICKLLNVSSLVRLTAPKPEEIGKVSSIYVSEIASKKVTIINSKNKKVGTIILRGATYNLLDEVERCIHDGINSIKNAIKNNSFLFGGGCIEIQLCERLKKFACQLKGVDNYSVKVFAESFQVIPKILATNCGYNSTDVLNELINEHNKGNTESCININNNSHTTSARENNIYDNFKCKKYAIDLAIDAVQTILKIDQIILAKPAGGPKPRDKNPDYDEAF, encoded by the exons Atg tTTTCTAATAAGTTAGGATTAAATTCAATTTTGAAAGATGGGTATAGgattgtaaaaaataatgaggatactattttaaaaaatattgaagcATGTAAAGAAATTAGTAGCATTATTCAAACATCACTTGGCCCCAAATGTatgaacaaattaataataaatcatattaataaaaaaattgtttcgAGTGATTGTATTACGATATTGAAAGATTTAGAAATAAATCATCCTgttgtaaatattttaaagaaattatcAGAAACAATGAATTATGAATATGGAGATTTCACAAATTACGTTTTTACATTGGCAACAGAAATGCTAGATAAAGCtagttttttaattcaaCAGGGTTTTAATACCaatgatatattaaatgGTTTTTTATTAGGTTATAATGAAATAGAAAGAGTTTTACCAGAACTAGTTGCATGGAAATTAGAGAATTTTTACAATGAGAAAGAAATTGAAAAAGTTGTGAAATCAGTTATGATTACAAAGCATTTATCAAATAATTGCGAATTTATTGTTAGTTTACTATCAAAATGTATAGCAACATTAATGCctgaaaaaattgaaaattttgaTGTTGATAATATAAGGGTATCTAAATTAAATGGGGGTAATTTAATAGATTCCCAATTTTTAATGGGTATGGTTATACCAAAAGAAACAAatggaataataaaaaaaaaagaaaatgctAATGTAATTGTTCTTAATTGTGGATTGGAGGCAGCAACAACTGAAACAAAAGGAACAGTTTTATTACATAATGCAgaagaattattaaattttacaaaaggAGAAGAACAACAAATGGAatgcataataaaaaatataaaaaaagaaggtGTTGATGTTATAATTGTAAATGGTGCTATTTCTGATATAGCTCAGCATTTTTGTGATGTACACGATATAATGACCTTAAAAATAACATCAAAGTTCGAAACATTAAGAATATGCAAATTATTAAATGTTTCTTCTTTAGTTCGATTAACTGCACCAAAACCTGAAGAAATTGGTAAAGTATCATCTATATATGTTTCAGAAATTGCATCAAAAAAAGTTACGATAATTAACtcgaaaaataaaaaagtaggAACAATTATTTTAAGAGGAGCTACTTATAATTTACTTGATGAAGTAGAAAGATGCATACATGATGGTAttaattcaataaaaaatgcaataaaaaataattcctttttatttgGTGGGGGTTGTATAGAAATACAACTTTGtgaaagattaaaaaaatttgctTGTCAGTTAAAAGGTGTTGATAATTACAGCGTAAAGGTTTTTGCAGAGTCTTTTCAAGTAATACCTAAAATACTAGCAACAAATTGTGGATATAACAGTACTGATGTACTAAATGAACTTATTAACGAACACAATAAAGGCAATACTGAATCTtgcataaatattaataataattctcATACTACATCAGCTAGAGAAAACAACATTTATGATAATTtcaaatgtaaaaaatatgcAATTGATTTAGCTATTGATGCAGTTCaaacaattttaaaaattgatCAAATCATTTTAGCTAAACCCGCAGGTGGCCCAAAGCCACGCGATAAGAATCCAGATTATGATGAAGCCTTCTAG
- the SEC31 gene encoding protein transport protein SEC31, putative, protein MALKSININGNFDWCPFEEYKNYLICFNSHNLLYSNNNNINNNIYLLDINLNNDSRNIEIVNKLNFEEALKIENDGNNNGSSEYVTCFEWINSNNFLETEHEEELSKGIIVGGLTNGDIVLLNPQILFEKKNNDYENFILNKVNVHENSINCLEFNRHKNYLIATGGSDGQLFITDIENIYSPTSYDPYLEKNNLQKINCLNWNRKVSHILATSSNNGNTVIWDLKIKKSAVSFRDPHNRTKTSSLCWLANQPTQILVSYDDDRNPCLQLWDLRNSSYPIKEIIGHSKGINNICFSNIDTNLLLSSGKDITKCWYLNNNNFDIFNEINNSTNNIYSKWSPFIPDIFASSTNMDTIQINSINNGNKMTTKYIPNFYRKESGICFGFGGKICCFNNNSISSSSGSFPNSSIQNIQKNIPNNEDNEINRMKNKKFENKFLIKCHIYPTEMELISEADNFEKYITNGNYIEFCESKIMKSDDDHEKLTWKILQLLCTSQKSEIVKELGYDINNIIKKIMYDIGKQPGFIFKNIIDKDINNNDISNNLNEDNDRDYNNSTSRSNLMNDNHLSPSHLSDNNQKMNGSFDVDPEKFFRELGEKTENEKSKEKLSIQNNSENEDDYNSNSRDDHLDNKRTSSEWNSGIESIIKECVLVGNIETAVELCLHKNRMADALLLASFGGDQLWHKTKTIYINKQNDNFLRNINYILDNKLDLLVNNIDLSSWGEALSILCTYAINNPNFNNLCETLAKRLQNEKFDIRAASICYLCACNFSETVEIWNNMPSKKGSLLNVLQDLVEKMTVLKMVIKFDQYNPIMNQKINQYAELLANSGRLKAAMTFLCLIQDDQSLESLILRDRIFNSANHILGQQIDPPILPFQVVDIKPSPIIQNQLYNQNQQLNQNQLYNQSFQYNQTQSQQFKQNLPNNPNQPKLYNQQNMQRIPPPMPISQVPPPPHMNQNQLTSTNYNSQVLNNTVNRSSFLTSSNQNFSTNVNTVQSPINTSSYIPPSNIPSNTTPINTPTYLPPPTFSNFNVSQKVQQNQEKQQTPMLSQSYTNVNKSLQSNIPSSNIVSPVTPVVPPSSTLNQINNRPSFSNFQNITPPPRSNNPPISPSSNLTQTNIIQPQENQFGKRECFDQQTFESTNALSISHNNTQNKNFQNSFQDNTNKMNFHLQSNTSSLSGTKTTSPIAGALTVSPGMPVPWPIPTTTQQLGSTTQSTANQNKKIQTATKEQNGVLMSRNNIESIKKSINNLLNIYISQEPIKKKAEDVSAKVYDLYEKLDNGSFNEQINENIINLCNFISANDFKTTNKIIVDLSRNLWDSSNKSWIMGLKRIIPKC, encoded by the exons ATGGCTTTAAAAagcataaatataaatggtAATTTTGACTGGTGTCCTTttgaagaatataaaaattacttaatatgttttaattctcataatttgttatattctaataataataatataaataataatatatatttattagatATCAATTTGAACAATGACTCTAGAAATATAGAAAtagtaaataaattaaattttgagGAAGcattaaaaattgaaaatgatGGAAACAATAATGGTAGTAGTGAGTATGTTACCTGTTTTGAATGGATAAATAGTAACAATTTTTTAGAAACAGAACATGAAGAAGAATTAAGTAAAGGGATTATAGTAGGGGGACTTACAAATGGAGACATTGTTTTGTTGAATCCtcaaattttatttgaaaaaaaaaataatgattatgaaaattttatcttAAATAAAGTAAATGTTCATGAAAATTCTATAAACTGCTTAGAATTTAATAGacataaaaattatctaATTGCAACTGGAGGAAGTGATGGGCAGTTATTTATAACTgatattgaaaatatatattctccCACATCATATGATccatatttagaaaaaaataatttacaaaaaatcaATTGCTTAAATTGGAATAGAAAAGTATCCCATATTTTAGCTACATCATCAAATAATGGTAATACAGTTATATGggatttaaaaataaaaaaatcagCAGTTAGTTTTAGAGATCCCCATAATAGAACCAAAACTTCTTCTTTATGCTGGCTAGCTAATCAACCAACTCAAATTTTAGTTTCATACGATGATGATAGAAATCCTTGCTTACAATTATGGGATTTGCGGAATTCAAGTTACCcaattaaagaaataattggGCACTCTAAAggtattaataatatttgttttaGTAATATTGATACAAATTTGTTATTATCATCAGGTAAGGACATTACAAAATGTTggtatttaaataataataattttgatattttCAATGAAATTAACAATTCtactaataatatatattctaaATGGTCTCCTTTTATTCCTGATATTTTTGCATCTTCTACTAATATGGATACTATACAAATAAATTCAATAAATAATGGCAATAAAATGACAACTAAATATATTCCtaatttttatagaaaagaATCTGGTATATGCTTTGGGTTTGGAGGAAAGATATGttgttttaataataattctattTCATCTTCCTCTGGATCTTTTCCTAATTCTAGTATccaaaatatacaaaaaaatattcctaATAATGAGGACAATGAAATAAACagaatgaaaaataaaaaatttgaaaataaatttttaattaaatgtCATATTTATCCAACAGAAATGGAGTTAATATCTGAAGCAGACAACTTTGAGAAATATATCACTAATGGAAATTACATAGAATTCTGTGAAagtaaaataatgaaaagtGATGATGATCATGAGAAATTAACATGGAAAATTTTACAATTACTATGCACTTCTCAAAAATCAGAAATAGTTAAAGAATTAGgatatgatataaataatattattaaaaaaattatgtatgaTATAGGAAAACAACCAggttttatatttaaaaatattatagataaagatattaataataatgacaTATCTAATAATTTGAATGAAGATAATGATAGAGATTACAATAATAGTACAAGTAGATCAAATTTAATGAACGATAATCATCTTTCTCCTTCCCACTTGAGTGATAATAATCAAAAAATGAATGGATCCTTCGATGTAGATCCTGAAAAATTCTTTAGAGAATTAGGAGAAAAAacagaaaatgaaaaatcgAAAGAAAAGTTAAGTATTCAAAACAATTCAGAAAATGAGGATGATTATAACAGTAATTCAAGAGATGATCATTTAGATAATAAAAGAACATCTAGTGAATGGAATTCAGGAATTGAATCTATTATAAAAGAGTGTGTATTAGTAGGTAATATAGAAACAGCTGTAGAACTATGTTTGCACAAAAATAGGATGGCAGATGCATTATTATTAGCTTCTTTTGGCGGAGATCAATTATGGCATAAAACTAAaactatttatattaataaacaaaatgataattttttaagaaatattaattatattttagatAACAAATTAGATCTTTTAGTTAATAATATTGATTTATCATCTTGGGGAGAAGCTTTATCTATTTTATGCACATATGCTATAAATAATCCCAACTTTAATAACTTATGTGAAACATTAGCTAAAAGATtgcaaaatgaaaaattcgATATTCGAGCTGCATCTATTTGCTATTTATGTGCATGTAATTTTTCAGAAACTGTAGAAATATGGAATAACATGCCTTCAAAAAAAGGTTCTTTATTAAATGTTTTACAAGATTTAGTAGAAAAAATGACTGTGTTAAAAATGGTAATAAAATTCGATCAATATAATCCTATAATGAATCAAAAGATTAACCAGTATGCTGAATTATTAGCTAATTCAGGAAGGTTAAAGGCAGCGATGacttttttatgtttaataCAAGATGATCAAAGTTTAGAAAGTCTAATATTAAGAGATAGAATATTTAACAGTGCCAATCATATATTAGGTCAGCAAATTGATCCACCTATTTTACCATTTCAAGTCGTAGATATCAAACCATCTCCAATAATTCAAAATCAATTATATAATCAGAATCAGCAACTTAATCAAAATCAATTATATAATCAAAGCTTTCAATACAATCAAACTCAATCTCAGCAATTTAAACAAAATTTGCCAAATAATCCCAACCAACCAAAGTTGTATAATCAACAAAATATGCAAAGAATACCACCACCAATGCCTATTTCACAAGTACCACCTCCCCCACATATGAATCAAAACCAGTTAACGTCTACTAATTATAATTCACaagttttaaataatacaGTTAATAGGTCTTCCTTTTTAACCTCATCAAATCAAAATTTTTCAACAAATGTAAATACTGTTCAATCTCCAATTAATACATCTTCATATATTCCTCCTTCGAATATCCCATCTAATACAACTCCGATTAATACTCCTACATATTTACCTCCACCAAcattttcaaattttaatGTATCACAGAAAGTACAACAAAATCAAGAAAAACAACAAACACCCATGTTAAGCCAATCATATACAAATGTAAATAAATCATTACAAAGTAATATACCTTCTTCTAACATTGTTTCTCCAGTAACACCGGTTGTTCCTCCATCAAGCACgttaaatcaaataaataatagacctagtttttcaaattttcaaaatattacTCCACCACCTAGAAGTAATAACCCTCCCATTTCTCCTTCCTCAAATTTAACACAAACAAATATAATTCAGCCACAAGAAAACCAGTTTGGTAAAAGAGAATGCTTCGATCAACAAACGTTTGAATCAACTAATGCATTATCTATTTCTCATAATAATAcgcaaaataaaaattttcaaaactCATTTCAagataatacaaataaaatgaaCTTTCACTTACAATCAAATACTTCATCTTTATCag gtACTAAAACAACATCTCCAATAGCAGGTGCTTTAACAGTATCCCCAGGAATGCCTGTTCCATGGCCAATACCTACGACAACTCAACAA CTTGGTTCAACGACCCAATCAACAGCAAaccaaaacaaaaaaattcaaaCAGCAACTAAAGAGCAAAATGGGGTATTAATGAGTAGGAATAATATTGAATCTATTAAAAAatctataaataatttattaaatatttatatttcacAAGAACCAATAAAAAAGAAGGCAGAAGATGTTTCAGCAAAAGTTTATGATCTTTATGAAAAATTGGATAACGGTTCATTTAATGAACagataaatgaaaatataataaatttatgtaatttCATAAGTGCAAATGATTTTAAGACaactaataaaataatagtagATTTAAGCAGAAACCTATGGGACAGCAGTAATAAATCATG gattATGGGATTAAAACGTATTATACCAAAATGTTGA